Within the Erigeron canadensis isolate Cc75 chromosome 6, C_canadensis_v1, whole genome shotgun sequence genome, the region GTCAAAGTTGGTCTCCCGTTACGTTATAATTGATGGAGATAACTATTGTGAgaaatatttgtgttttatatgagtttttttttaaaacgacgTGTTAGTGTATATGAATTATAATGTAGAAATTAAGTATATTAATGTGTGTCTTATATGTATAAACCGTGTTGTGTACCCGTTAGTGTGTTATGTCATTAATTGAAGCCAACTTAGTCCTTAATGAGTTGAGGAGTTTAAGTGACACTTTATAGCAAACTATAATATGGATTTGAAGGGGATTAGTCAACCCTAAGCGCCCCATTTTCTGATTGAAGCAAGAGGTATCGATCCAAAAAAGAACCCAAAGCATCCCCTTTGATTTACTAGCCAAATTTGTGTGGTTTCGTGAAGGTTAATTGCAAGATTTTGTCCTTCGATCACAAGTGTAGGTACAACCAcgattattgttaaaaaaaaatatgaaagaaaGAATTGATTGTATTACTAATTAAGTGATGATTTACAATGATAATCAAGCCACTATTTATACATAAACTTGTAATCTAAATATGGAAACTATGGGTTGTCTCTTAGTCGTAATAGGCAACACAATTGGCTGgataatatattcaaatttatGACATCAATCTCTTATTTTGCGAGGTGATGATATTTCTGATCCCGTGTGTCATTAATTTCCTTTCAACACTTCCCCTCAAGTTGACTAGTGGGATCACCGATATTTACCTCGTTCAGACACTAGTGAAAGGTAGTCGTTCCTACGGATTTGGTTAGTATATCTTCCAGTTGATCTGATGACTTGACAAATGCGATACGGATAATCCCagtttctagtttttttttttttgataaaatgtgTGTCAACCTCAACATGTTTTGTACGATCATGTTGAACAGGATTTTCTGAAATCTGGATAGCTGGGTGCTTTCTTTTGGGAAAATCCTACTTCAAACATGAGTTTTTTGATACATAGTGCTTCTGTTAATCCTTTGGTTCTCAACTCTGCTTCAGCACTTGATAATGTTACTACTTTCTGCGTTTTACTCATTAAGGTCACCAAATTTCCACCTACCACGGAAAAATATCTGGAAGTTGATCGCCTATTTCCTTTGTCTCTAGCCCAATCAGCATCTGTATATACCTGTATTTTGAGATGTCCATTTGATCTAAATAGAACTTCATGACCTAACGTTCTTTTGAGATATCGGATGATACTTAAGACTGCATTCATGTGTGCCTCCTGAGGGTCATGCATGATTTGACTGACTACTCCAACAACATACGCTATATCAGGGCGGGTATGTAAGAGGTACATCAGTTGTCCTACTATTCGTTGATACCTTTCTTTGTCAGCTGATTTGGCTCCGTCTTCAATGAACAACTTTTGGTTCATCGTCATAGGTGTTTCAGATGGTTTGCAGTCAATCATTCCTATTTCTGCTAGAAGATCTAGTATATACTTCTTTTGACAGATGAAAATTCCTTGTTGTGACCTCATTACTTCAATCCTAAGAAAATATTTTAGGTTTCCCAGGCTTTTCATCTCGAATTCTGTAAACAACCCTTTTGTTAGCTTGTtgatttcattttcatcatttccagTAATGatcatgtcatcaacataaagaATTAGACATGTCACACGATCACTGTTGTGTTTTAGAAATAGTGTATGGTCTGAGTTGCTTTGTCTGAATCCATATTTCTTCATCGCCAGTGTGAACCTATCAAACCATGCTTTGAGGGACTGTTTCAGGCCATATAATGACTTCTTCAATCAAAAACTTCTCATGGTTTAAAATTATGAGTGAAACCAGGTGGTACTTccatatatacttcttcttttaattctccatgtaaaaatgcattttttaaattgaaatgGTGAAGTGGCCAATTCAGATTCGCAGATATGGAAAAAAGCACTCTTATGGTATCAATTTTTGCAACTAGAGATAAGGTTTCAGATTAGTCGATACAATAAATTTGAGTGTATCCTCTTGCCACTAATCAGGCCTTATATCTTTCAATTTCTTCGTCTGGCTTACACTTTATCGTAAAAGTCCACCGAGATCCTACTGGTTTCTTTCCTTGTGGTAGGATACATTTGTCCTACGATTCATGTTTCCTTAATGTCTCCATTTCACACTTCATAGCTTCTTCCCAATCAACTTACTCTAGAGCTTGTTCTAGACTTGAGGGAATTTCTTTTGAATAGAGACTTGCAGTGAATGCTTTTGCTTCTTGGGAAAAAGTTCCCTCGGCCATGTTAGCCATAGGGTATTTTAAGCTTCTGCTAGTTTTTTTTGGAGAATATCTCTTGGCTGGGACTCCTCTGGTCGATCTTTCTGGGAGTACACACTTTCTCGGTATTTCCCCAGAAAtaggttatttttctttgtgTTCCTATCTATTCTCATAAGCAGATTCTACCACATGTTCATTAGTGATATTACCTGAGTTTTCACTCATCGAATTCATAGGTTAAGAATTACTTACCTCGGAAACGGAGACCAAGTTCAGGACAATATCTTTAGTGCACTGGTATTCAAAGAAGAAATTGCAGGTACTTTGGTATTGTGATTGGTTCTTCGGTGACACTAGTAGTGCCATGTCTTAACCAACTCAGTGTGTCATCTTGTTCCTCCCCCTGACCACTGTGTTGGGTGGAGTAGTAATATTTGGTTTCAAGAAAGTCACAATTCATGGTGGTGAAAATCCGACAAGTGCTAGGATGATAGCATCTGTACTCCTTTTGGTTGATGTCATACCCCACAAAAACACATTCTCCGCACATGGATCAAGTTTATCCTGGTAAGTTTTGGGAAATGGACAAAAACTGTACATCCAAACACCCGAGGTTGAAGTATAAGGGGTTTGGGGATTGTGGTGTATTGTTTCAATATGTCTAACagtgttttcatttttaatatttttgttggaAGACAGTTGATCAGGTATGTAGAGGTGATGGAGCGTTGATTTTGTGAAAACTTCCCCCATCAAAATGCCACGTTTCAATGTataaaatgagttaatattccggaactattggtacttaatagAACCGAAATAAacgcaggttcacggaagatgcaagtgagggtaaatggcatcaagcAACACAAGATGGAGgtctatgaagttacaagacacaagggtACGATTCGGGAGTCAAACGAAAAAAATCAGAGAGCTAGGAGCTACCAGCGTCGCTGAAACCCTTGCCAGCGGCATTGGGCGGTCTAGATCATCAACTGACTTTTGCCTCTATTTAAGCAAAAGAAACCCtcaaaccctaagagagagccaattcagcagccctagccgccacCTACAAACCCTATGTCGACTTTGCAGAATATTCCAACGAGGtgttggagcttctaacaccttccgatATTCAGCTTCTACCTAGATCtatctcttttattttctttcagttggtaaacaatctctttcatcttttcagactttgttattcctttaataatggtAGGCTAATAAgctaaatacttattttgatcgatgtgatcatgtagactgttagaaattcaaaaatagtgataaattgtaatttaaattagtgggcttacttgtagttaggtcataggtgaatgattactaaggttgaggggctaattgtgataattagcatatttgtgtatttaggtataaataccctcataccttagaTAATCATAACCTTTTTCCATTCCATTTACACATTTAATCAAATCAAACTTTCAACACACACAcgttctctctcaacacacacatacaccaagaacacaaacaCTACACACTAcacaaatccaccattgttgagcTCGAATTCAGGCGAGAAATCGTGTtatgacatgtggtatcagagcaaacatcattctgatatcgatccataactgaattcgatttcaaattcatcaaaaatcaaattcgaAAACCGTTTTTCTATCCGTccactgtttcatcatttttcaccgctcaaatcacataaaatcatagatttttgttcaccaatagattcctgatagtttaaaacataatcctgtcaagtttcaagttcgaATTCAATCTAtaactcgagattgaattttttagtttttggcgctaaaatttgggatttgattttgttacGGGGGTGAAAACAAACTTTTTGCAAGTTATTTCAAGTCATAACTCCCagtaatttgaaagatattgaagtttttagaagtcatcaatggagtttttgaaaataccagtttttatgatgaagaagatgatgctaggacgattctcactaggacgatcttcatcaaatCGTCTCGGTGCTTGATATTTCACTTATCATACTTTAagctttgtggcttgtaggacgatctcctcaagatcgttctggcaagtggttgtggtgtgaagtatttgtttgtggctaattagtccgaaaggattggtttggtcaattcaaatacttgaaaAGTATTTGATACTTGAAAATTTTGT harbors:
- the LOC122604285 gene encoding uncharacterized mitochondrial protein AtMg00810-like, which gives rise to MKKYGFRQSNSDHTLFLKHNSDRVTCLILYVDDMIITGNDENEINKLTKGLFTEFEMKSLGNLKYFLRIEVMRSQQGIFICQKKYILDLLAEIGMIDCKPSETPMTMNQKLFIEDGAKSADKERYQRIVGQLMYLLHTRPDIAYVVGVVSQIMHDPQEAHMNAVLSIIRYLKRTLGHEVLFRSNGHLKIQVYTDADWARDKGNRRSTSRYFSVVGGNLVTLMSKTQKVVTLSSAEAELRTKGLTEALCIKKLMFEVGFSQKKAPSYPDFRKSCST